In one Pseudomonas purpurea genomic region, the following are encoded:
- a CDS encoding carbon-nitrogen hydrolase family protein codes for MSLAVIQMVSQSDVPTNLAHARQLLEQAAAGGARLAVLPENFAAMGRRDIADIGRAEALGEGPILPWLKQTARDLKLWIVAGTLPLPPVDQPRAKSNACSLLVDEHGETVARYDKLHLFDVDVADNRGRYRESDDYAHGSAVVVADTPVGRVGLSVCYDLRFPELYSELRAAGAELITAPSAFTAVTGAAHWEVLIRARAIETQCYVLAAAQGGTHPGPRETFGHAAIVDPWGRVLAEQDQGEAVLLAERDSSEQASIRARMPVASHRRFFSQGAQRPASER; via the coding sequence ATGTCTCTAGCGGTGATTCAAATGGTCAGCCAGAGCGACGTGCCGACCAACCTGGCCCACGCTCGGCAGTTGCTTGAGCAGGCGGCCGCCGGTGGTGCGCGGTTGGCGGTTTTGCCGGAAAACTTCGCTGCCATGGGCCGTCGCGATATCGCTGACATCGGCCGCGCCGAAGCGCTGGGCGAAGGGCCGATCCTGCCGTGGTTGAAACAGACCGCTCGTGACCTCAAGTTATGGATTGTGGCCGGCACGTTGCCGCTGCCGCCGGTGGATCAACCCCGGGCTAAATCCAATGCCTGCTCGTTGCTGGTCGATGAGCACGGCGAGACGGTGGCCCGTTACGACAAACTGCACTTGTTCGACGTGGACGTGGCGGACAATCGCGGGCGCTACCGCGAATCTGATGACTATGCTCATGGAAGTGCCGTGGTGGTGGCTGACACGCCGGTCGGCCGGGTAGGCCTGAGCGTCTGCTATGACCTGCGTTTTCCGGAACTCTACAGCGAGTTACGAGCGGCGGGTGCCGAGTTGATCACCGCGCCTTCGGCGTTTACCGCCGTGACCGGCGCGGCCCATTGGGAAGTGCTGATACGCGCCCGGGCCATTGAAACCCAGTGCTATGTGCTGGCGGCGGCTCAGGGCGGAACGCATCCGGGGCCGCGAGAAACATTTGGCCATGCCGCCATTGTCGACCCTTGGGGGCGCGTGCTGGCGGAACAGGATCAAGGCGAGGCCGTGCTGCTGGCCGAACGCGATAGCAGCGAACAGGCGTCCATTCGGGCGCGGATGCCGGTGGCCAGTCACCGGCGCTTTTTCTCGCAGGGCGCGCAGCGACCTGCCTCAGAACGTTGA